In one window of Nocardia brasiliensis DNA:
- a CDS encoding class I SAM-dependent methyltransferase, whose product MRTEGDTWDIVSSVGMTALQVAAARAIETGRPDALIQDDYAALFVEAAGDQATIALVRDPQRWTGTPLMDGYIGLRSKFFDDLFLSAGRSGVRQAVILAAGLDARAYRLDWPQGTTVFEIDQPQVLDFKRQVLSEAGAVPRADRREVSIDLRDDWPAALIAAGFDPAIPTVWSAEGLLPYLPGAAQDALFHRIDELSAPSSSLATDTFDNSVDLRQVSDYQAEHLRDTPYDKVDFSTLFYTDARADTAGWLTAQGWTTSTLRPDELPSIYHRPMPELPTPFNQLTAAIQYLTAHKPA is encoded by the coding sequence ATGCGTACCGAAGGTGACACCTGGGACATCGTCAGCAGCGTGGGGATGACCGCGCTGCAGGTCGCGGCCGCCCGCGCGATCGAGACCGGACGGCCCGACGCCCTGATCCAGGACGACTATGCCGCCCTGTTCGTCGAGGCGGCCGGCGACCAGGCCACGATCGCGCTGGTCCGCGATCCGCAGCGGTGGACGGGCACGCCGCTGATGGACGGCTATATCGGCCTGCGCAGCAAGTTCTTCGACGATCTTTTCCTGTCGGCGGGACGATCCGGAGTGCGTCAGGCGGTGATCCTGGCCGCGGGTTTGGACGCGCGCGCCTATCGGCTGGACTGGCCGCAGGGCACGACCGTGTTCGAGATCGACCAGCCGCAGGTACTCGATTTCAAACGCCAAGTGCTGTCCGAGGCCGGTGCCGTTCCCCGGGCCGATCGCCGGGAAGTCTCCATCGATCTGCGTGACGACTGGCCGGCCGCCCTGATCGCGGCCGGTTTCGATCCCGCGATCCCCACGGTCTGGTCGGCAGAGGGGCTGCTCCCCTACCTGCCCGGCGCGGCGCAGGACGCCCTCTTCCATCGCATCGACGAACTGTCCGCGCCGAGCAGCAGCCTGGCCACCGACACCTTCGACAACTCGGTCGATCTGCGACAGGTCTCCGACTACCAAGCCGAGCATCTGCGCGACACCCCTTACGACAAGGTCGATTTCAGCACGCTGTTCTACACCGACGCGCGCGCCGACACCGCGGGCTGGCTCACCGCACAGGGCTGGACCACCAGCACCCTGCGCCCCGACGAACTGCCGAGCATCTACCACCGCCCCATGCCCGAACTCCCAACCCCCTTCAACCAACTGACCGCGGCCATCCAATACCTGACCGCCCACAAACCCGCCTGA
- a CDS encoding PaaX family transcriptional regulator → MNSPHADPATAGAVLDDIDSRPGSATSLARTVLGAYVRDLGGWIAIADFGALLARLGVPEPSTRTAVTRLKSKGVLDAETRSGRSGYRVTAAAEAMYLRGDPRIFGFRQMGDADAWHLISFGIPESERAARHQLRRRLTSIGCGTVSPGLWICPEYLAGEVTAIVRALDLDSYVTTFRAVDLSVPGPLPEVAAQWWDLPGIAARYRAFLARHRGLLDPAELSDRDAFERFVPALDEWRVIPYLDPGLPQRMLPADWPGPAAVRLFADAQHRCLAPSRRWVKSMVS, encoded by the coding sequence ATGAACTCACCGCACGCTGATCCCGCGACCGCCGGTGCCGTCCTCGACGACATCGACTCGCGGCCGGGCAGCGCCACCTCCCTCGCCAGGACGGTGCTCGGCGCGTACGTGCGCGACCTGGGCGGCTGGATCGCCATCGCCGACTTCGGCGCACTGCTCGCTCGGCTCGGGGTGCCCGAGCCGAGCACGAGGACAGCGGTGACCCGGCTGAAGAGCAAGGGGGTCCTCGATGCCGAAACCCGGAGCGGGCGCAGCGGTTACCGCGTCACCGCGGCCGCCGAAGCCATGTATCTGCGCGGCGACCCGCGCATCTTCGGTTTCCGGCAGATGGGCGATGCCGATGCCTGGCACCTGATCTCGTTCGGCATCCCGGAATCCGAGCGCGCCGCCCGTCATCAACTGCGGCGGCGGCTGACCTCGATCGGCTGCGGCACCGTCTCACCGGGCCTGTGGATCTGCCCGGAGTATCTGGCGGGCGAGGTCACCGCCATCGTGCGCGCGCTCGACCTCGACTCCTACGTGACCACCTTTCGGGCAGTGGATCTTTCGGTGCCCGGCCCGCTGCCGGAGGTGGCGGCGCAGTGGTGGGATCTGCCCGGCATCGCCGCCCGCTACCGCGCCTTCCTCGCCCGGCACCGCGGCCTGCTGGACCCGGCCGAACTCAGCGACCGGGACGCCTTCGAGCGCTTCGTGCCCGCGCTCGACGAATGGCGCGTCATCCCCTACCTCGACCCGGGCCTGCCCCAGCGCATGCTGCCCGCAGACTGGCCCGGCCCGGCGGCGGTCCGGCTCTTCGCCGACGCGCAGCACCGCTGCCTGGCGCCGAGTCGGCGCTGGGTCAAGTCGATGGTGTCCTGA
- a CDS encoding YceI family protein, whose product MTAGTGLTARIRTTEGWPVPDAVLTVTDLSGQQLARVVADATGAVATEPLPPGTLTAVLTAVGYQPVARTAQISAAGSGRLGDIALRPTVGNVAVPPPGVWTIDPVHSTVIATARHLGIASIKARFAGVRGRLVVTEPFEQTSGHAEIDARSIDTGITQRDEHLRSAEFLDTATYPVITFTSSALRRTGPDTWVMSGELSLHGQRRSVDLDLTYGGFGPDPWGGVRAAFHAETLLHRNDFAIDYNAVVRAGIAAVGTTVQLALDIEVVQESAA is encoded by the coding sequence ATGACGGCCGGGACCGGCTTGACCGCGCGGATCCGCACCACCGAGGGCTGGCCGGTGCCGGATGCGGTGCTGACCGTGACGGATCTGAGCGGGCAGCAGCTCGCCCGCGTGGTCGCCGACGCGACCGGGGCGGTGGCGACCGAGCCGCTGCCGCCCGGCACGTTGACCGCGGTGCTGACCGCCGTCGGATACCAGCCCGTCGCGCGGACCGCCCAGATCTCCGCCGCGGGTTCCGGGCGGCTCGGTGACATCGCACTGCGGCCGACCGTCGGCAATGTCGCGGTGCCGCCGCCGGGGGTGTGGACGATCGATCCGGTGCACTCCACCGTGATCGCCACCGCGCGCCATCTCGGCATCGCCAGTATCAAGGCGCGGTTCGCCGGGGTGCGCGGCAGGCTGGTCGTCACCGAGCCGTTCGAGCAGACCTCCGGTCATGCCGAGATCGACGCCCGGTCCATCGATACCGGCATCACCCAGCGCGACGAACACCTGCGCTCCGCCGAATTCCTGGACACCGCGACATATCCGGTGATCACCTTCACCAGCAGCGCACTGCGCCGCACCGGGCCCGACACCTGGGTCATGTCCGGCGAACTGTCGCTGCACGGACAGCGCCGCTCGGTGGACCTCGACCTCACCTACGGTGGCTTCGGTCCCGACCCATGGGGTGGTGTCCGCGCCGCCTTCCACGCCGAAACCCTGCTGCACCGCAACGATTTCGCGATCGACTACAACGCGGTCGTGCGTGCGGGCATCGCTGCCGTCGGCACCACCGTGCAGCTGGCGCTGGACATCGAGGTCGTCCAGGAATCGGCCGCTTAG
- a CDS encoding biotin-dependent carboxyltransferase family protein, whose amino-acid sequence MSAGHAALRVTAAGALSTIQDLGRPGWFAIGVGVSGAADRAALRLANRLVGNPENAAGIETLLGGLELTALAPVLLAVTGAPAPITIDGVPEANASVLALTTGQRLRLGMATAGLRAYVGVRGGIAVEPVLGSRSRDTLAGLGPEALAAGTELPVGSTRGLPWPNVAVAPLPSLDTSTVEVRVLLGPREDWFTDPRSLCTGTWAMTDRADRVGVRLTRVGDHPPLTRINDKELPTEGMALGAIQVQPSGEPVVFLADHPITGGYPVIGTVLSADVDRLAQLRPGQHLRFRCVPDPH is encoded by the coding sequence ATGAGTGCGGGACATGCCGCGCTACGGGTCACCGCCGCAGGAGCTTTGAGCACCATCCAGGATCTGGGCAGACCCGGCTGGTTCGCCATCGGCGTCGGCGTCTCCGGCGCGGCCGACCGTGCCGCGCTGCGGCTGGCGAATCGACTGGTCGGCAACCCCGAGAACGCGGCGGGCATCGAAACCCTGCTCGGCGGACTGGAATTGACGGCGCTGGCCCCGGTACTGCTCGCGGTCACCGGCGCCCCGGCGCCGATCACGATCGACGGTGTCCCCGAGGCCAACGCGTCCGTGCTCGCCTTGACGACCGGGCAGCGCCTGCGGCTCGGCATGGCGACCGCGGGTCTGCGCGCCTACGTGGGCGTGCGCGGGGGGATCGCGGTCGAGCCGGTGCTCGGTTCGCGCAGCCGGGACACGCTGGCCGGGCTTGGCCCGGAAGCACTCGCGGCGGGAACCGAGCTCCCGGTGGGCTCGACACGAGGCCTGCCGTGGCCGAATGTCGCTGTGGCGCCGCTGCCTTCGCTCGACACGTCGACGGTCGAGGTCCGCGTGCTGCTCGGCCCGCGCGAGGACTGGTTCACCGATCCGCGCTCGCTGTGCACCGGCACCTGGGCGATGACCGACCGCGCCGACCGGGTCGGCGTGCGACTCACCCGGGTCGGCGATCATCCCCCGCTCACCCGGATCAACGACAAGGAACTCCCCACCGAGGGCATGGCCCTCGGCGCCATCCAGGTGCAACCCAGCGGCGAACCCGTCGTCTTCCTCGCCGATCACCCGATCACCGGCGGTTACCCGGTGATCGGCACGGTACTCAGCGCCGACGTGGACCGGCTCGCCCAGCTACGACCGGGCCAGCATCTCCGATTCCGTTGCGTCCCGGACCCGCACTGA
- a CDS encoding class I SAM-dependent methyltransferase — MTDSRDVDTKRLAAASLAQDDPTGWFERLYVAAAHGTAIVPWDAADPNALLVDWLERRQLAEDGMRALVVGCGLGRDAEHLAGLGCRTTAFDISATAIKTARERFPDSTVDYTVADLLAPPAAWADGFDLVVESITVQSMPLSVRAAATANVAGLVAPGGDLLVIAGIRADDEVVDGPPWPLTRAEIDAFARPGLRSVKVEQVAPAGRPDFVRWRAVFHRD, encoded by the coding sequence GTGACCGATTCTCGTGATGTGGATACGAAACGGCTGGCCGCGGCCTCGCTCGCGCAGGACGATCCCACCGGCTGGTTCGAGCGGCTGTACGTCGCCGCCGCGCACGGCACCGCGATCGTGCCGTGGGACGCGGCGGACCCGAACGCGCTGCTGGTCGACTGGCTGGAGCGGCGGCAGCTGGCCGAGGACGGGATGCGGGCACTGGTGGTCGGCTGCGGGCTCGGCCGTGACGCCGAGCATCTGGCCGGGCTCGGTTGCCGGACCACCGCGTTCGACATCTCCGCGACCGCGATAAAGACCGCGCGCGAACGGTTTCCGGACTCGACGGTGGACTACACGGTGGCCGATCTGCTGGCGCCGCCCGCCGCGTGGGCAGACGGGTTCGACCTGGTCGTCGAGTCGATCACGGTGCAGTCGATGCCGCTGTCGGTGCGCGCCGCGGCGACCGCGAATGTCGCCGGGCTGGTCGCGCCGGGCGGCGACCTGCTGGTGATCGCGGGCATCCGGGCCGACGACGAGGTGGTCGACGGACCGCCGTGGCCGCTCACCCGCGCCGAGATCGACGCCTTCGCCCGCCCCGGCCTGCGCTCGGTGAAGGTGGAGCAGGTGGCACCGGCCGGGCGGCCGGATTTCGTCCGGTGGCGCGCGGTGTTCCACCGCGACTGA
- a CDS encoding glutamate racemase, protein MTALRRPIAVFDAGLGSYSAVALLRRRLPDRDIVYLADRASFPYGAKDRAELLAVVDRAVRFLGTYDPSAILLASNAPSVTILDELSGAVPIFGVRPPVRAALAVADEVAVLGVRSLVHSAELAEFLLAQAGPALPLVHAVNASALVELVESGDFLFRREHTAAVVGAFLDELLTAHPGIGAITLSSTHLPWLRDYFERARPEVRLFDPIEEVVELVRPLTVPGTGTVLGLVTESPRYPADEFRAMLARLEIDLELESVVIPGHSGR, encoded by the coding sequence ATGACCGCACTGCGCAGGCCGATCGCCGTCTTCGACGCCGGGCTCGGCAGCTATTCGGCGGTGGCGCTGCTGCGGCGGCGACTGCCCGACCGCGACATCGTCTACCTCGCCGACCGGGCCAGCTTTCCCTACGGCGCGAAGGACCGGGCGGAGTTGCTCGCCGTGGTCGACCGTGCGGTGCGCTTCCTCGGCACGTACGACCCGAGCGCCATCCTGCTGGCCTCCAACGCGCCCTCGGTGACCATCCTGGACGAGCTGTCCGGCGCGGTGCCGATCTTCGGGGTGCGCCCACCCGTGCGTGCGGCGCTCGCGGTGGCCGACGAGGTCGCCGTGCTGGGCGTGCGTTCGCTGGTGCACAGCGCCGAGCTCGCGGAATTCCTTCTGGCGCAAGCGGGTCCGGCGCTGCCCCTGGTGCACGCGGTGAATGCGTCGGCACTGGTCGAACTGGTGGAGAGCGGCGATTTCCTGTTCCGGCGCGAGCACACCGCGGCGGTGGTCGGCGCGTTCCTGGACGAGCTGCTCACCGCCCATCCCGGGATCGGGGCGATCACCCTGTCCAGCACCCATCTGCCGTGGCTGCGCGACTACTTCGAGCGCGCGCGTCCCGAGGTGCGGCTGTTCGATCCCATCGAAGAGGTGGTGGAGCTCGTGCGTCCGCTCACCGTACCCGGCACCGGCACCGTTCTCGGTCTGGTCACCGAGAGCCCGCGATATCCAGCGGACGAGTTCCGGGCCATGCTCGCGCGCCTGGAGATCGACCTCGAACTCGAGTCGGTCGTCATCCCCGGCCACAGCGGGCGCTGA
- a CDS encoding GntR family transcriptional regulator: MTTPVDRPDPVYTALSEHKGLLTRSSRSSQTADIVRASILDGALRPGSRLSEPDICAALGVSRNTLREAFRSLIEERLVTHELNRGAFVRVPTADDVAELYQCRRVVECAAIRGFDGATTEADELAAALARADACAAAQDWTGVGTADIDFHKAIAALNRSKRLDQMMASVWNELRLVFHVMADPLTFHEPYLARNHEIHRALLDGRGAQAEQMLADYLTDAETHIRSAYARVVA; the protein is encoded by the coding sequence ATGACGACACCGGTAGATCGGCCCGACCCCGTCTACACGGCCCTTTCCGAACACAAAGGTCTGCTCACCCGCTCCAGCCGCAGCTCGCAGACCGCCGATATCGTCCGCGCGAGCATCCTGGACGGCGCGCTGCGCCCCGGCTCCCGACTGTCCGAGCCCGATATCTGTGCGGCACTCGGTGTTTCGCGCAATACCCTGCGTGAGGCCTTCCGCTCGTTGATCGAGGAGCGGTTGGTGACCCACGAACTCAACCGCGGCGCCTTCGTCCGGGTGCCCACCGCCGACGACGTCGCCGAGCTCTACCAGTGCCGCCGGGTCGTCGAGTGCGCGGCGATCCGTGGATTCGACGGCGCGACAACCGAAGCCGACGAGCTCGCGGCCGCGCTCGCGCGGGCCGACGCCTGTGCCGCGGCCCAGGACTGGACCGGGGTCGGCACCGCCGACATCGATTTCCACAAGGCGATCGCCGCGCTCAATCGCAGCAAGCGGCTCGATCAGATGATGGCGAGCGTCTGGAACGAACTACGGTTGGTCTTTCACGTAATGGCCGACCCGCTGACCTTCCACGAGCCCTACCTGGCTCGCAATCACGAGATCCACCGTGCGTTGCTCGACGGTCGCGGCGCGCAAGCCGAGCAGATGCTGGCCGACTATCTCACCGACGCCGAAACACACATCCGTTCCGCCTACGCCCGCGTGGTCGCCTGA
- a CDS encoding histone deacetylase, which yields MTANGANPDRVWYAAYGSNMHLSRLRCYLRGGTPAGGLRAVPGCRDAAEPARSMPMMLPGLLYFATESLVWTGGRAFYDPDGPGETAARAYLLTAAQFADIAAQEMYRSPGTDLDLTTAIRYGRDPLGPGRYETLSYAGRFAGHPIITCTAPWRHDALPGNAPSARYLRHLAAGLIEAHGWSVEVTATYLATRPGADLTWTPRSLTALLESSP from the coding sequence GTGACGGCGAACGGCGCGAACCCGGATCGGGTCTGGTACGCGGCCTACGGATCGAACATGCACCTGAGCAGGCTGCGCTGCTATCTACGTGGCGGCACACCGGCGGGCGGCCTGCGGGCCGTGCCGGGCTGCCGCGACGCCGCCGAGCCCGCGCGCTCGATGCCGATGATGCTGCCCGGACTGCTGTATTTCGCCACTGAATCGCTGGTGTGGACGGGCGGGCGCGCGTTCTACGACCCGGACGGACCGGGCGAGACCGCCGCCCGCGCCTACCTGCTCACCGCCGCGCAGTTCGCCGATATCGCCGCCCAGGAGATGTACCGGTCGCCGGGCACCGACCTGGATCTGACCACGGCGATCCGCTACGGGCGCGACCCACTGGGCCCCGGCCGCTACGAAACCCTCTCGTACGCAGGCCGGTTCGCCGGTCACCCGATCATCACCTGTACCGCGCCGTGGCGGCACGACGCGCTGCCGGGCAACGCGCCTTCGGCGCGCTATCTGCGGCACCTGGCCGCGGGCCTGATCGAGGCCCACGGCTGGTCCGTCGAGGTGACCGCGACCTATCTCGCCACCCGCCCCGGCGCCGATCTCACGTGGACACCGCGATCACTGACCGCTCTGCTCGAGTCGAGTCCCTGA
- a CDS encoding 5-oxoprolinase subunit B family protein, with translation MSVTTALPRIMPAGDRALLVAPEDHADLVAFVDLLRCELPDGVRDVLPAAQTVLVTMTDRADSRAVENGLRQLFRRAQTPGRAAAEAPAPAAVVIPVRYDGPDLATVAELLGTDTRAVIEAHTKARWRCAFVGFAPGFGYLESTDTGLAVPRRAEARTSVPAGSVALADGYSAVYPRRSPGGWQIIGTTDFRLWDLTRTEPSPLRPGTRVRFTEEATA, from the coding sequence ATGTCGGTGACCACCGCACTGCCGCGCATCATGCCCGCCGGCGACCGCGCCCTGCTGGTCGCGCCGGAGGACCACGCCGACCTCGTCGCCTTCGTCGACCTGTTGCGGTGCGAGTTGCCCGATGGGGTGCGCGATGTACTGCCCGCGGCGCAGACGGTACTGGTCACCATGACCGACAGGGCGGACAGCCGAGCAGTGGAAAACGGTCTGCGCCAGCTGTTCCGGCGCGCGCAGACACCCGGGCGGGCGGCGGCCGAGGCACCGGCGCCCGCCGCGGTCGTCATCCCGGTCCGCTACGACGGCCCGGACCTTGCGACGGTCGCGGAACTGCTCGGCACTGATACCCGCGCGGTGATCGAGGCGCACACCAAGGCGCGATGGCGTTGCGCCTTCGTCGGATTCGCGCCCGGCTTCGGCTACCTGGAGAGCACGGACACGGGGCTGGCGGTGCCGCGGCGGGCCGAGGCGCGCACGTCGGTGCCCGCGGGCTCGGTAGCATTGGCCGACGGGTACAGCGCCGTCTATCCGCGGCGCTCACCCGGCGGCTGGCAGATCATCGGCACCACCGACTTTCGCCTGTGGGACCTCACCCGGACCGAACCGTCCCCGTTACGTCCCGGCACCAGAGTCCGTTTCACCGAGGAGGCCACCGCATGA
- a CDS encoding MFS transporter: MSLSTETSADPAGASPPFDWFRTMSAKGKRAFLGAFGGYGLDAYDFQVLPLALGAITSYFAISSGKAGLLTTVTLLVSALGGALAGVLADKIGRVRTLQLTVATYTLFTVLCGFAPNFEMLLVFRAFQGLGFGGEWAAGAILVAEYAQCKYRGRAVAYVQSAWAAGWGLAVLVYTLVFHFVDEDLAWRVLFWTGALPALLIVWVRRNLTDSEAVTQRRESAGKRAGSFFTIFHSDLLRTTLFASLLATGVQGGYYTLATWLPTFLKKSRHLNVVGTGGYLFLLIGGAFLGYVTGGILADRLGRKRTIQLFAVLSLAFMVAYIQVPEGANTLVLILGFPLGFCTAAIFSSFGSFLSELYPTASRGTGQGFTYNFGRGVGAIFPTAVGYLASTSFGLAGAMMFGALGYLIAVLALFGLPETRGRELA, from the coding sequence ATGAGCCTTTCCACGGAAACATCGGCGGACCCCGCCGGGGCGTCGCCGCCCTTCGACTGGTTCCGCACCATGAGCGCGAAGGGCAAACGCGCCTTTCTCGGCGCGTTCGGCGGATACGGCTTGGATGCTTACGACTTCCAGGTGCTGCCGCTGGCGCTCGGCGCCATCACGTCGTATTTCGCCATCAGCTCCGGCAAGGCCGGACTGCTCACCACCGTGACGCTGCTGGTGTCCGCGCTCGGCGGTGCACTGGCCGGAGTGCTCGCCGACAAGATCGGGCGGGTGCGGACCCTGCAGCTGACCGTCGCGACCTACACGCTGTTCACCGTATTGTGCGGTTTCGCACCGAATTTCGAGATGTTGCTCGTCTTCCGGGCGTTCCAGGGACTCGGCTTCGGCGGCGAATGGGCGGCGGGCGCGATCCTGGTCGCCGAGTACGCGCAATGCAAATACCGTGGCCGCGCGGTGGCCTACGTGCAGAGCGCCTGGGCCGCGGGCTGGGGTCTGGCAGTTCTGGTCTACACCTTGGTCTTCCACTTCGTCGACGAGGACCTGGCCTGGCGGGTGCTGTTCTGGACCGGCGCGCTGCCCGCGCTGCTGATCGTCTGGGTGCGGCGCAACTTGACCGACTCCGAGGCCGTGACCCAGCGCCGCGAATCCGCGGGCAAGCGGGCCGGCTCGTTCTTCACGATCTTCCACAGCGACCTGCTGCGGACCACGCTGTTCGCCTCGCTGCTCGCCACCGGGGTGCAGGGCGGCTACTACACCCTGGCGACCTGGCTGCCGACCTTCCTCAAGAAGAGCAGGCACCTCAATGTCGTTGGCACCGGCGGTTATCTGTTCCTGCTGATCGGCGGCGCGTTCCTCGGCTACGTCACCGGCGGCATCCTCGCCGACCGGCTCGGGCGCAAGCGCACGATTCAATTGTTCGCCGTGCTGTCACTGGCCTTCATGGTCGCCTACATCCAGGTCCCGGAGGGCGCGAACACGCTGGTGCTGATCCTGGGTTTCCCGCTCGGCTTCTGCACCGCGGCGATCTTCTCCAGCTTCGGATCATTCCTTTCCGAGCTGTACCCGACCGCCTCCCGCGGCACCGGGCAGGGATTCACCTACAACTTCGGTCGCGGTGTCGGCGCCATCTTCCCCACGGCCGTCGGATATTTGGCGTCCACCTCGTTCGGCCTGGCCGGCGCCATGATGTTCGGCGCGCTCGGCTATCTGATCGCGGTGCTCGCGCTGTTCGGTCTGCCGGAAACCCGCGGCCGCGAACTGGCCTGA
- a CDS encoding lipase family protein, translating to MLLCLRSATFAVGIALTATLTLTATATAAPAGDPAPAWPNRPDENQLPPLPSETDIYKVIPVPMPGEDRWYDDPADLGSYANGDVIRKRVVTSYLLGVPWPPVHTEQILYRSTDSHDRPITTATTVLIPGIPWLGPTPRPLISYQEAIDGLDPACNPSHTLRAGTMKETQLLLQFLAEGMAVAVPDFNGKTSTTLAPSEGRMVLDGARAVRRAGLGLDDAPVGLWGYSGGGSATAWAAELHRGYAPELPVKGSAQGGVPGDKHAMTQFAMDAGSGIAGQSDFVGWIWIIGLSREFPDDLPLEKFLTPDGMTIAKDIEHRCLYTAAATGAWRPLKHYLKDPQAFLDPGVQAVLHRDSLGYGDVPDVPIAMWHSATDPIIPIPSIEPVVQRYCAGGADLRFFRVPASEHISAELIGYEPALLWLTGVVAGGSPGPKTC from the coding sequence ATGCTGCTCTGCCTTCGTTCTGCGACCTTCGCGGTGGGTATCGCCCTCACCGCCACCCTCACGCTGACCGCGACGGCGACCGCCGCACCGGCCGGCGATCCCGCGCCCGCCTGGCCGAATCGGCCGGACGAGAACCAACTTCCGCCGCTGCCCAGCGAAACCGACATCTACAAGGTGATCCCGGTGCCGATGCCCGGCGAGGACCGGTGGTACGACGATCCCGCCGACCTCGGCAGCTATGCCAACGGCGATGTCATCCGCAAACGCGTGGTGACGAGCTACCTGCTCGGCGTCCCGTGGCCGCCGGTGCACACCGAGCAGATCCTCTACCGCAGCACCGACAGCCACGATCGGCCGATCACCACGGCGACCACCGTGCTGATCCCCGGCATCCCCTGGCTCGGGCCGACACCGCGTCCGCTCATCTCCTACCAGGAGGCGATCGACGGCCTCGACCCCGCGTGCAACCCCTCGCACACGCTGCGCGCGGGCACCATGAAGGAAACCCAGCTGCTGCTGCAATTCCTCGCCGAGGGCATGGCGGTGGCGGTGCCCGACTTCAACGGCAAGACCAGCACCACGCTCGCGCCGAGCGAGGGACGGATGGTGCTCGACGGCGCCCGCGCGGTCCGGCGCGCCGGCCTCGGGCTCGACGACGCCCCGGTCGGGCTGTGGGGGTACTCCGGCGGTGGCAGTGCCACGGCATGGGCGGCCGAGCTGCATCGCGGCTACGCCCCCGAGCTTCCGGTCAAGGGCAGCGCCCAGGGTGGCGTGCCCGGGGACAAGCACGCGATGACGCAGTTCGCGATGGACGCCGGGTCCGGTATCGCCGGGCAGTCCGATTTCGTCGGCTGGATCTGGATCATCGGCCTGTCCCGTGAGTTCCCGGACGACCTGCCGCTGGAAAAGTTTCTCACCCCCGACGGCATGACGATCGCCAAGGACATCGAACACCGTTGCCTCTACACCGCGGCGGCCACCGGTGCGTGGCGACCGTTGAAGCACTACTTGAAGGATCCGCAGGCCTTCCTCGATCCCGGCGTCCAGGCGGTGCTGCACCGCGACAGCCTCGGCTACGGGGATGTCCCGGACGTGCCGATCGCCATGTGGCACTCCGCCACCGACCCGATCATCCCCATCCCGTCGATCGAGCCGGTGGTGCAGCGCTACTGCGCGGGCGGCGCGGACCTCCGCTTCTTCCGCGTCCCGGCCTCGGAGCACATCTCGGCCGAGCTCATCGGCTACGAGCCGGCGCTGCTCTGGCTCACGGGCGTGGTCGCGGGCGGCTCCCCGGGGCCGAAGACCTGCTGA